The Aphis gossypii isolate Hap1 chromosome 3, ASM2018417v2, whole genome shotgun sequence genome includes a region encoding these proteins:
- the LOC114125254 gene encoding uncharacterized protein LOC114125254, producing the protein MSFVVKNAWGSRCSLVYCTSLWSNNNEELRISFFKFPKDHSRCASWVEKCEAKYLPTTDLDILHKTFKLCSLHFEDDMFLNTLKNRLKQTAIPTLFAKKPAEFQSNSLVGSKNISILNQSTESSSMTDDICSIDDQPSCSTPDSSSSQPVFAESLSVSTSTEICEASTGSQTPGYLSLKTPRKVTLRKQLSKAHTTIKELENDVNRLTVCLQHADTIENVLQLVEKYISPSLFIVVKNNVLNKDKTPKGRRFSNEIKQFALTIYFLGPSVFHLLQKNFCLPSIRTLRKITSKYEFQPGLNDFMFNFLSFKTKTFSSDALNCILCADEMSIKTNLFYNLSKDQIIGFNQLKSCKTYDPAKHALVLMIRGINYNWKQPIAYYLISNSCTGGDLNNIIVSTIRRLKNININVKAFVTDQGSNFINFSKINSVTPEERYFEVDNEKIIYIFDPPHLIKSTRNMFFKHNLIVDDETIDKKHVDTFYNYDSKCNVRMAPKLTYAHIHPSPFEKMKVRLAVQVFSHSVAAGMSAALNQGILPTNSKCTINFINLMDRLFDIFNSSDTPNSKIFNDPFKNDGHQLDHLNKMVKIFKNMKVINKFKESDVTNRVNLLMVG; encoded by the exons atgtCTTTTGTTGTCAAAAATGCCTGGGGGAGTAGATGCTCGTTGGTGTATTGTACCAGCCTTTGGTCAAACAACAATGAAGAATTACGGatctcattttttaaatttcctaaAGACCATTCAAG atgtgCTTCTTGGGTGGAAAAATGTGAAGCCAAATATTTACCGACCACAGATCTCGATATTCTGCACAAAACTTTTAAGTTGTGTTCTTTACATTTTGAAGATGACATGTTTCTAAATACCTTGAAAAATAGACTCAAGCAGACTGCAATCCCTACATTATTTGCCAAAAAACCGGCTGAATTTCAAAGTAATTCTTTGGTTGgctcaaaaaatattagcatTTTAAATCAATCGACTGAAAGTAGTTCAATGACCGATGACATTTGCTCAATTGATGACCAGCCATCATGTTCAACACCTG ATTCGTCTTCTTCACAGCCTGTTTTTGCCGAGAGTTTGTCTGTGTCTACTTCTACAGAAATTTGTGAAGCATCAACAGGTTCTCAAACTCCTGGGTATTTGTCGCTGAAGACCCCCAGAAAAGTAACTCTTCGAAAACAACTTTCTAAGGCTCATACCACAATCAAAGAATTGGAAAATGATGTGAATCGTCTTACGGTTTGTTTGCAGCATGCCGACACCATTGAGAATGTACTTCAATTAGTTGAAAAGTATATTTCAccttcattatttattgtggtaaaaaataatgttcttaaTAAAGACAAAACTCCAAAGGGAAGAcgattttcaaatgaaattaaacaatttgcaCTTACTATCTATTTTCTGGGTCCTAGTGTGTTTCatttacttcaaaaaaatttttgtcttCCTTCTATTAGAACTCTTAGAAAAATAACTTCTAAATATGAATTTCAACCTGGCcttaatgattttatgtttaattttctatctttcaaaactaaaacttTTTCTTCTGATGCGTTAAATTGTATTCTCTGCGCGGATGAAATgtcaattaaaacaaacttattttataatttatctaaagaTCAAATAATTGGTTTCAATCAATTAAAGTCTTGTAAAACATATGATCCTGCCAAACATGCCCTTGTTCTTATGATAAgaggtattaattataattggaaACAAccaattgcatattatttaatttccaatAGTTGTACTGGtggtgatttaaataatataattgtttctaCTATTCGAagacttaaaaatatcaatattaatgtaaaagcTTTTGTTACTGATCAAGGTTctaactttattaatttttccaaaatcaATAGTGTTACTCCAGAAGAGAGATATTTTGAAGTtgacaatgaaaaaattatatatatctttgACCCacctcatttaataaaatcgacccgtaatatgttttttaaacacaatttaattgtTGACGATGAAACAATAGATAAAAAACATGTCGATACTTTCTATAACTATGACTCAAAATGTAATGTACGAATGGCTCCTAAATTAACTTACGCTCATATTCATCCCAGTccttttgaaaaaatgaaggTGAGATTAGCGGTTCAGGTATTTAGTCATAGTGTAGCCGCAGGGATGTCAGCAGCTTTAAATCAGGGTATTCTACCAACCAACTCTAAATGtacaatcaattttattaatttaatggatagattatttgatattttcaattcatCAGATACtcctaatagtaaaatatttaatgatccTTTCAAAAATGATGGACATCAATtagatcatttaaataaaatggttaaaatatttaaaaacatgaaggtaattaataagtttaaagaaTCTGATGTGACTAATagagtaaatttattaatggttGGTTGA